The window ATGCGCTTGAGGATTACGATATTGAAAATCCGGATTTTGAAAAATTCCCGGCGTTAAACGGTATTGAAGGGCTGGAAGCAATCTTAGAACATGGCGATACCCTGTTTATGCCTACCGGGTACTGGCACTGGATGAAATATCTCGACGGATCGTTCTCGATTTCATTGCGGGCATGGGATAAATCATGGGCTATTAAAGCCAAAAGCCTGTATAACTTAACATTGCAGCGTAAGTTTGATAATATGATGAAAGCCCGTTTTAAAAAAGACTATATGGATTGGAAAGAAAAACTGGCTATTAAACGTGCCGAAAAGGCTATGTTTATGAGTAAAAGATGAAGCAGGTACATTTTTTTTGACATCCCCCGGTTACCTTTTGGTGTTTTATTTCGTTCCTTTGTTTACTTTTTGGTAATACTGTAGTATCCCTAATTAAATTTAACCCAACCGGAAGGTAACATTTATGAGTTTTATACTTAAGCCCATTGATACTGTTGAAAATATCTCTCCAGAGGATTTCAAGAACAACTATTTAAACCCGCGCCGTCCGTTAGTCATTAAGGGCCTCACCAAAACGTGGCCAGCCCGCGAAAAATGGACACCAGAATATCTTAAGAGCGTTGTTGGCAATAAGGTAGTGCCATTGTACGATAACTCCAAAGCCGATCCATCAAAACCCATCAACTCATCGGCAACAGAAATGCCTTTTGATGAATATATTGACCTGATACGCAGTAAACCCACAGAGTTGCGTATCTTCTTTTTTAATATTTTTAAACAGGCGCCACAACTGTTAAATGATATTGTATTACCCAAAGACCTTATGGGTGGTTTTTTAGAAAGCATGCCCGGCATGTTCTTCGGCGGATCAAACTCGGTGACGTTTTTACATTATGATATCGATTTACCCCATATTTTCCACACTCATTTTGGCGGGCGTAAACATGTGATACTATTTGAAAATAAATGGAAGCGCCGTTTATATTGTATCCCTAACGCTACCTATGCGCTGGAGGATTATGATGTGCTGAACCCCGATGTAAAGAAATTTCCGGCCCTGGATGGTGTAGAAGGTACCGAAGTATTTTTAGAACACGGCGATACACTGTTTATGCCTACCGGCTATTGGCACTGGATGAAATATATTGATGGCTCCTATTCCTTAAGCCTGCGTGCCTGGGATGCATCCATGACCCGCAAAGCCGCCAGTTTGTATAACCTGGCTATTAAAGGCGGCGTAGATAGCCTGCTCAAAATGGCTTTTAAGGAAAAATACGCAAAATTTCGCGAGGAACTGGCTGTTAAATGGGCTAATAAGGAGTTGGCAGCGGGCAAGCCTTTTTGATTTCTGTTGCC is drawn from Mucilaginibacter ginsenosidivorax and contains these coding sequences:
- a CDS encoding cupin-like domain-containing protein, whose protein sequence is MSFILKPIDTVENISPEDFKNNYLNPRRPLVIKGLTKTWPAREKWTPEYLKSVVGNKVVPLYDNSKADPSKPINSSATEMPFDEYIDLIRSKPTELRIFFFNIFKQAPQLLNDIVLPKDLMGGFLESMPGMFFGGSNSVTFLHYDIDLPHIFHTHFGGRKHVILFENKWKRRLYCIPNATYALEDYDVLNPDVKKFPALDGVEGTEVFLEHGDTLFMPTGYWHWMKYIDGSYSLSLRAWDASMTRKAASLYNLAIKGGVDSLLKMAFKEKYAKFREELAVKWANKELAAGKPF